In Fusobacterium canifelinum, a genomic segment contains:
- the dxs gene encoding 1-deoxy-D-xylulose-5-phosphate synthase produces MSEELTKKCEEIRKKLIEVVSKNGGHLGPNLGVVELTVCLDEVFDFKKDIVLFDVGHQAYVYKILTDRAEKFDTIRTRKGLSPFLDPNESSYDHFVSGHAGTALPAAVGFAIANPDKKVIIVVGDASISNGHSLEALNYIGYKKLENILVIVNNNEMSIGENVGFISKFLKKVISSGKYQNFREDVKSFINRIKAERVKKTLERLERSIKGYVTPFYALESLGFRFFNVFEGNNIEKLLPMLKKVKDLKGPTILLVKTEKGKGYCFAEENKEKFHGIAPFNIETGNTYKSSVSYSEVFGNKILELGKEDENIYTLSAAMIKGTGLHKFSEEFPERCIDTGIAEGFTVTLSAGLAKSGKKPYVCIYSTFIQRAVSQLIHDVSIQNLPVRFIIDRSGIVGEDGKTHNGIYDLSFFLSIQNFTVLCPTTSKELEQALEISKNFNFGPLVIRIPRDSIFDIEYEEPLEIGRWKEIKKGNKNLFIATGTMLKIILEIYDELKNRGIDCTIVSAASVKPLDENYLLNYIKGYDNIFVLEENYVKNSFGTAILEFLNDNGIQKLIHRIALKSAIIPHGKREELLKEEKLKGESLIERIEELIYGRKK; encoded by the coding sequence ATGAGTGAGGAACTTACAAAAAAATGCGAAGAAATTAGAAAAAAATTAATAGAAGTTGTAAGTAAAAATGGAGGACATCTTGGTCCAAACCTTGGAGTTGTAGAACTGACTGTTTGTTTAGATGAGGTTTTTGATTTTAAAAAAGATATTGTACTTTTTGATGTAGGACACCAAGCTTATGTATATAAAATATTAACTGATAGGGCAGAAAAATTTGATACTATAAGAACAAGAAAGGGACTGTCACCTTTTCTTGATCCAAATGAGAGTAGTTATGACCATTTTGTATCAGGACATGCAGGTACAGCACTTCCAGCAGCAGTTGGTTTTGCAATAGCAAATCCAGATAAAAAAGTCATTATAGTTGTGGGAGATGCCTCGATATCAAATGGACATTCATTGGAGGCATTAAACTATATAGGCTATAAAAAATTAGAGAATATATTAGTTATTGTAAATAATAATGAAATGTCTATTGGAGAAAATGTTGGTTTTATATCAAAATTCTTAAAAAAAGTAATATCAAGTGGAAAATACCAGAATTTTAGAGAAGATGTCAAATCTTTTATTAATAGAATAAAAGCAGAAAGAGTAAAGAAAACTCTTGAAAGATTAGAAAGATCAATTAAAGGTTATGTAACACCATTTTATGCCTTAGAAAGTTTAGGATTTAGATTTTTTAATGTATTTGAAGGGAACAATATAGAAAAACTTTTACCTATGTTAAAAAAAGTAAAAGATTTAAAAGGACCAACTATTTTATTAGTAAAAACAGAAAAAGGAAAAGGCTATTGTTTTGCAGAAGAGAATAAAGAAAAATTCCATGGAATAGCACCTTTTAATATAGAAACAGGGAATACATATAAAAGTTCAGTTTCTTATTCAGAAGTTTTTGGAAATAAAATCTTAGAGCTAGGAAAAGAAGATGAAAATATATATACCCTTTCAGCAGCTATGATAAAAGGAACAGGACTTCATAAATTTTCAGAAGAATTTCCTGAAAGGTGTATAGATACAGGAATAGCTGAAGGATTTACAGTAACTCTTTCAGCAGGACTGGCAAAATCAGGTAAGAAACCTTATGTATGTATTTATTCAACTTTTATTCAAAGAGCAGTAAGTCAATTAATACATGATGTATCTATTCAAAATTTACCTGTTAGATTTATTATAGATAGAAGTGGAATTGTTGGTGAAGATGGAAAAACGCATAATGGAATTTATGACTTATCTTTCTTTTTATCAATTCAAAATTTTACTGTATTATGCCCAACAACCTCTAAGGAATTGGAACAAGCGCTTGAAATATCTAAAAATTTTAATTTTGGTCCATTGGTTATAAGGATACCAAGAGATAGTATATTTGATATAGAATATGAAGAGCCACTAGAAATTGGAAGATGGAAAGAAATAAAAAAAGGAAATAAAAATTTATTTATAGCAACAGGAACAATGCTAAAAATAATCTTAGAAATATATGATGAATTAAAAAATAGAGGAATTGATTGTACAATAGTTAGTGCAGCCTCTGTAAAACCTCTTGATGAAAACTATCTATTAAACTATATAAAAGGATACGATAATATTTTTGTTTTGGAAGAAAATTATGTGAAGAATTCTTTTGGTACAGCTATACTTGAATTTTTAAATGATAATGGAATACAAAAATTAATTCATAGAATAGCTTTAAAATCTGCTATTATTCCACATGGAAAAAGAGAAGAGTTACTAAAAGAAGAAAAATTAAAGGGAGAAAGTTTAATAGAAAGAATAGAGGAACTTATTTATGGTAGAAAGAAATAG
- a CDS encoding AAA family ATPase, giving the protein MLLQFYFSNYRSFEGEGILDMRASGSNELSSHIRNTLNEKVLPVTAIYGANASGKSSVFEAFQFMTWCVLESLSFSDDNKKNPYKLKVDSFKFSESREKPSEFEINYIDKKGKKELYYNYGFKIDNSDILEEYLASNTKTGVKRNEDYTYIFKRERNQKLYLDSSIEKFRENLEISLKEKTLLVSLGAKLNIDEFIRVRTWFINTEVINFSNSLYGALLENILLNNIIESEEVRKNLVSFINSFDDSIINIEVEKISAIDENDKDNYRVFTIHKSDKGTSTARISMNEESSGTKKMFSLYQTLLDVLEKGGVFFADELDIKLHPLLMRNILLTFTDKEKNPNNAQLIFTTHNTIYMDMDLLRRDEIWFVEKDNGVSNLYSLDDITNEKGEKVRKDSNYEKHYLLGNYGAIPNLKNLLGRE; this is encoded by the coding sequence ATGTTATTACAATTTTATTTCTCAAATTATAGGTCATTTGAAGGTGAAGGAATTTTAGATATGAGAGCAAGTGGAAGCAATGAGTTATCTTCACATATAAGAAATACTCTTAATGAAAAAGTTTTACCTGTTACAGCTATTTATGGTGCAAATGCAAGTGGAAAATCATCTGTATTTGAAGCTTTTCAATTTATGACATGGTGTGTCCTAGAATCTTTGTCTTTTTCAGATGATAATAAAAAAAATCCATATAAATTAAAAGTAGATTCTTTTAAATTTAGTGAAAGTAGAGAAAAACCAAGTGAATTTGAAATTAATTATATAGATAAAAAAGGAAAAAAAGAACTATATTATAATTATGGATTTAAAATTGATAATTCTGACATTTTAGAAGAATACTTAGCTTCTAATACAAAAACAGGGGTAAAAAGAAACGAAGACTATACTTATATTTTTAAAAGAGAAAGAAATCAAAAACTTTATTTAGATTCTTCAATAGAAAAATTTAGAGAGAATTTGGAAATTTCTTTAAAAGAGAAGACACTTTTAGTTTCATTAGGAGCAAAGTTAAATATAGATGAATTTATCAGAGTGAGAACTTGGTTTATAAATACTGAAGTAATTAATTTTAGTAACTCATTGTATGGTGCACTTTTAGAAAACATATTACTTAATAATATAATTGAGAGTGAAGAGGTTAGAAAAAATTTAGTTAGTTTTATAAATTCTTTTGATGACTCTATTATTAATATAGAAGTAGAAAAAATTTCTGCTATTGATGAAAATGATAAAGACAATTACAGAGTTTTTACCATACATAAATCTGATAAAGGGACTTCAACTGCCAGAATATCTATGAATGAAGAATCATCAGGAACTAAAAAAATGTTTTCTTTATATCAAACCTTACTAGATGTTTTGGAAAAAGGAGGAGTATTTTTTGCTGATGAGCTAGATATTAAATTACATCCATTACTTATGAGAAATATATTATTGACATTTACAGATAAAGAAAAAAATCCTAACAATGCTCAATTAATATTTACAACACACAACACTATCTATATGGATATGGATTTATTGCGTAGAGATGAAATATGGTTTGTTGAAAAAGATAATGGAGTATCAAATTTATACTCTTTAGATGATATTACAAATGAAAAAGGTGAGAAAGTAAGAAAAGATTCTAATTATGAAAAACATTATTTATTAGGAAACTATGGAGCTATCCCTAACTTAAAAAACTTATTAGGGAGGGAATAA
- the ylqF gene encoding ribosome biogenesis GTPase YlqF codes for MSMTQINWYPGHMKKTKDLIEENLKLIDVVLEIVDARIPLSSKNPNIASLSKNKKRIIVLNKSDLVSKQELDKWKKYFKEQDFADEVVEMSAETGYNVKKLYEAIEYVSKERKEKLLKKGLKKVSTRIIVLGIPNVGKSRLINRIVGKNSAAVGNKPGFTRGKQWVRIKEGIELLDTPGILWPKFESETVGMNLAVTGAIRDEILPIEDVACSLLQKMLEQGRWESLKERYKLLEEDKDDKVLENILSKIALRMAMLNKGGELNVLQAAYTLLRDYRVAKLGKFGLDEI; via the coding sequence ATGTCAATGACACAGATTAACTGGTATCCAGGACATATGAAAAAAACCAAAGATTTAATTGAAGAAAATTTGAAACTTATTGATGTGGTTTTAGAAATTGTTGATGCAAGAATACCTTTATCAAGTAAAAATCCTAATATAGCTAGTTTAAGTAAAAATAAAAAGAGAATAATTGTTTTAAATAAGTCAGATTTAGTTTCAAAACAGGAACTAGATAAGTGGAAAAAATATTTTAAAGAACAAGATTTTGCAGATGAAGTTGTTGAAATGAGTGCAGAGACAGGTTACAATGTGAAAAAGCTTTATGAAGCAATAGAATATGTCTCAAAAGAAAGAAAAGAAAAATTATTAAAAAAAGGTTTAAAAAAAGTTAGTACAAGAATAATTGTCTTAGGTATTCCTAATGTTGGAAAATCAAGATTAATAAATAGAATTGTGGGTAAAAATAGTGCTGCTGTTGGAAATAAACCAGGTTTCACAAGAGGAAAACAATGGGTCAGAATAAAAGAAGGAATAGAGCTTTTAGATACACCAGGAATTTTATGGCCAAAATTTGAAAGTGAAACTGTTGGAATGAATCTTGCAGTAACAGGGGCAATAAGAGATGAAATACTACCAATAGAGGATGTTGCTTGTAGTCTTTTACAAAAAATGTTAGAGCAAGGAAGATGGGAAAGTTTAAAAGAAAGGTATAAACTTTTAGAAGAAGACAAAGATGATAAAGTTTTAGAAAATATTTTATCTAAAATTGCATTAAGAATGGCAATGTTAAATAAAGGTGGAGAATTAAATGTTTTACAGGCAGCCTATACTCTTTTAAGAGATTATAGAGTAGCAAAATTAGGCAAATTTGGGCTAGATGAAATATAA
- the dinB gene encoding DNA polymerase IV: MERIIMHYDMDAFYASIEINRNPKLKNKPLVVGENIVTTASYEARKYGIHSAMKVSDAKLLCPKLIVIPVDKKEYIRISNEIHNLILKITNKVEFVATDEGYIDLTDVIKPKNKKAFAIKFKQRIKELTNLTCSVGIGFNKLSAKIASDINKPFGFFIFENEEEFIKYIFDKKIKIIPGVGKKFFEVLKNDKIFYVKDAFKYSLSYLVKKYGKSRGENLYCSIRGIDYDEVEYQREIHSIGNEETFLIPLQNNSEIIREFNSLFEYTFERLVKNNVFTQSITIKMRYTSFKTYTRSKKLKFSTRNKDFLYNEMLELINSFEKEDEVRLLGVYFGDIKKSSLVQLELNKNL, encoded by the coding sequence ATGGAACGAATAATAATGCACTATGACATGGATGCTTTCTATGCTTCTATTGAAATCAACAGAAATCCTAAGTTAAAAAATAAACCTCTTGTTGTTGGAGAAAATATTGTTACAACTGCTAGTTATGAAGCTAGAAAATATGGCATTCATTCAGCAATGAAAGTTTCTGATGCAAAACTACTATGTCCTAAACTTATTGTAATTCCTGTTGATAAGAAGGAATATATTAGAATTTCTAATGAAATACATAATTTAATTTTAAAGATTACAAATAAAGTTGAATTTGTTGCAACAGATGAGGGATATATTGATTTAACTGATGTTATAAAGCCTAAAAATAAAAAGGCTTTTGCTATAAAATTTAAACAAAGGATAAAAGAGTTAACTAATCTAACTTGTTCAGTTGGAATAGGTTTTAATAAATTATCTGCTAAGATAGCAAGTGATATAAATAAACCTTTTGGATTCTTTATATTTGAAAATGAAGAAGAATTTATAAAATATATCTTTGATAAAAAAATTAAGATTATTCCAGGAGTTGGAAAAAAGTTTTTTGAAGTTTTAAAAAATGACAAGATTTTTTATGTTAAAGATGCCTTTAAATATTCACTTAGTTATCTCGTTAAAAAGTATGGTAAATCTCGTGGGGAAAACTTATATTGTTCTATTAGAGGAATTGATTATGATGAGGTTGAATATCAAAGAGAAATTCATTCTATTGGAAATGAAGAAACTTTTTTAATTCCTTTACAAAATAATTCAGAAATAATAAGAGAATTTAATTCTTTATTTGAATATACTTTTGAAAGATTAGTAAAAAATAATGTTTTTACTCAAAGTATAACTATTAAGATGAGATATACTTCATTTAAAACTTATACTAGAAGTAAAAAATTAAAATTTTCCACAAGAAATAAAGATTTCCTTTATAATGAAATGTTAGAATTAATAAATTCTTTTGAAAAAGAAGATGAAGTTCGTCTTTTAGGAGTTTATTTTGGAGATATAAAGAAAAGCAGTTTAGTTCAATTAGAGCTTAATAAAAATTTATAA
- a CDS encoding TlyA family RNA methyltransferase encodes MTKFLKNKMRLDEYLVENEYFENLEIAKRQIMVGNIIVNEQKIDKPGEIISLDKIKSIRIKEKDIPYVSRGGLKLEKAIKVFNLDFKDKIVLDIGASTGGFTDCSLQNGARFVYAIDVGTNQLDWKLRNDSRVKSIENKHINDLEKSDLYDDIDIIVMDISFISIKKVLYKIKEFLKEEGFAIFLIKPQFEAERNEINKGIVENLNVHKRVINEVIEEAEKNQLFLENLTISPIKGTKGNIEYLASFSNKKSFFSNEEIVNKLFKD; translated from the coding sequence ATGACAAAATTTTTGAAAAATAAAATGAGATTAGATGAATATTTAGTTGAAAATGAATATTTTGAAAATTTAGAAATAGCTAAAAGGCAAATTATGGTAGGAAATATAATAGTAAATGAGCAAAAAATAGATAAGCCAGGAGAAATAATTTCACTTGATAAAATAAAATCTATTAGAATAAAAGAAAAAGATATTCCCTATGTTAGTCGTGGTGGTTTAAAATTAGAAAAAGCTATAAAGGTTTTTAATTTAGATTTTAAAGATAAAATAGTTTTAGATATAGGAGCTTCCACTGGTGGATTTACAGATTGTTCATTACAAAATGGAGCACGGTTTGTTTATGCTATTGATGTTGGAACTAATCAACTTGACTGGAAGTTAAGAAATGATAGCAGAGTTAAAAGTATAGAAAATAAACATATCAATGATTTAGAAAAAAGTGATTTATATGATGATATTGATATTATAGTTATGGATATTTCTTTTATTTCAATAAAAAAAGTTCTATATAAAATTAAAGAATTTTTAAAAGAAGAAGGCTTTGCTATTTTTTTAATAAAACCTCAGTTTGAAGCTGAAAGAAATGAAATAAATAAGGGGATTGTTGAGAATTTAAATGTTCATAAAAGAGTAATAAATGAAGTTATAGAAGAAGCTGAGAAAAATCAACTTTTTTTAGAAAATTTAACTATATCACCAATAAAAGGTACAAAAGGAAATATTGAATATTTAGCAAGCTTTAGTAATAAAAAAAGTTTTTTTTCAAATGAAGAAATAGTAAATAAATTATTTAAGGATTAA
- a CDS encoding S41 family peptidase, whose amino-acid sequence MRITLKKVAAVLMIAISILSFTEDDRTGFLSNMRELKEISDIMDVIQDSYVENANAQKIKEEKNKNKNASQKSTGVTKKSLMQGALRGMMESLDDPHSVYFSKEEMRSFQEDIKGKYVGVGMVIQKKVGEPLTVVSPIEDGPAYKVGIKPKDQVIEIDGESTYNLTSEEASKRLKGKANTTVKVKVFREVNKTTKIFELKRETIELKYVKSKMLEGGIGYLRLTQFGDNVYPDMKKALEDLQAKGMKGLIFDLRSNPGGELGQSIKIASMFIEKGKIVSTRQKKGEESVYTREGKYFGNFPMVVLINGGSASASEIVSGALKDHKRATLIGEKTFGKGSVQTLLPLPDGDGIKITIAKYYTPNGISIDGTGIEPDTKIEDKDYYLISDGTITNIDENQQKENKKEIIKEYKGEKVAKEVDTHKDIQLEAAIKAIKGMIDKK is encoded by the coding sequence GTGAGAATAACTTTAAAAAAAGTAGCTGCAGTTTTAATGATTGCAATTTCAATTCTATCTTTTACAGAAGATGACAGAACAGGTTTTTTATCTAATATGAGGGAGTTAAAAGAAATATCTGATATTATGGATGTTATCCAAGATAGTTATGTTGAAAATGCAAATGCTCAAAAGATTAAAGAAGAAAAAAATAAAAATAAAAATGCTAGTCAAAAAAGTACAGGAGTAACTAAAAAATCTCTAATGCAAGGAGCATTAAGAGGAATGATGGAATCATTAGATGATCCACATTCTGTATATTTTTCAAAAGAAGAAATGAGAAGTTTCCAAGAAGATATAAAAGGAAAATATGTTGGAGTTGGAATGGTTATTCAAAAGAAAGTAGGAGAGCCATTAACAGTAGTTTCACCAATAGAAGATGGACCTGCATATAAGGTTGGAATAAAACCAAAAGATCAAGTTATAGAAATAGATGGAGAATCAACTTATAATTTAACAAGTGAAGAAGCTTCAAAAAGATTAAAAGGGAAAGCAAATACAACTGTTAAGGTTAAAGTTTTTAGAGAAGTTAATAAGACAACAAAAATCTTTGAATTAAAAAGAGAAACAATAGAATTAAAATATGTAAAAAGCAAAATGCTTGAAGGTGGAATTGGATATTTAAGACTTACTCAATTTGGAGATAATGTTTATCCAGATATGAAAAAAGCTTTAGAAGATTTACAAGCTAAGGGTATGAAAGGATTAATTTTTGATTTAAGAAGTAACCCAGGTGGAGAATTAGGCCAATCAATAAAAATTGCTTCAATGTTTATTGAAAAAGGTAAAATTGTTAGTACAAGACAAAAAAAGGGTGAAGAAAGTGTATACACAAGAGAAGGTAAATACTTTGGAAATTTCCCTATGGTAGTTTTAATAAATGGAGGTAGTGCCTCAGCTTCAGAAATAGTTTCAGGAGCATTAAAAGATCATAAGAGAGCTACACTTATTGGAGAAAAAACTTTTGGAAAGGGAAGTGTACAAACTTTATTACCTCTACCTGATGGTGATGGAATAAAAATTACTATTGCAAAATACTATACTCCAAATGGAATTTCTATTGATGGAACAGGAATTGAGCCAGATACTAAAATAGAAGATAAAGATTATTATTTAATTTCCGATGGAACTATAACAAATATAGATGAAAATCAACAAAAAGAAAATAAGAAAGAAATAATAAAAGAATATAAAGGTGAAAAAGTTGCAAAAGAAGTTGATACCCATAAAGATATACAACTTGAAGCAGCAATAAAGGCAATAAAAGGAATGATAGATAAAAAATAG
- the rsmI gene encoding 16S rRNA (cytidine(1402)-2'-O)-methyltransferase, with protein sequence MLYIVATPIGNLEDMTFRAIRTLKEVDYIFAEDTRVTKKLLDHYEIKSTVYRYDEHTKQHQVANIINLLKEEKNIALVTDAGTPCISDPGYEVVDEAHKNNIKVVAIPGASALTASASIAGISMRRFCFEGFLPKKKGRQTLLKQLAEEKERTIVIYESPFRIEKTLKDIETFMGKRDVVIVREITKIYEEVLRGSTTELIEKLEKNPIKGEIVLLIEPQEKEQRGGNKYVNDTD encoded by the coding sequence ATGCTATATATAGTTGCAACACCAATAGGAAATTTAGAGGATATGACTTTTAGAGCAATAAGAACACTAAAAGAAGTTGACTATATTTTTGCAGAAGATACAAGGGTAACAAAAAAATTATTAGATCATTATGAAATTAAAAGTACAGTGTATAGATACGATGAACACACAAAACAGCATCAAGTAGCTAATATTATTAATCTTTTAAAGGAAGAAAAAAATATTGCTTTGGTCACAGATGCTGGAACACCTTGTATATCTGATCCTGGTTATGAAGTTGTTGATGAAGCTCATAAAAATAATATAAAGGTTGTTGCAATTCCTGGTGCAAGTGCATTAACTGCGTCAGCTTCTATTGCTGGTATTAGTATGAGAAGATTTTGCTTTGAGGGATTTCTACCTAAAAAGAAAGGTAGACAAACCCTTTTAAAGCAGTTAGCTGAAGAAAAAGAAAGAACAATAGTTATATATGAATCTCCTTTTAGAATAGAAAAAACTTTAAAAGATATAGAAACTTTTATGGGAAAAAGAGATGTTGTTATTGTTAGAGAGATTACTAAAATCTATGAGGAAGTTTTAAGAGGAAGTACAACTGAACTTATAGAAAAATTAGAAAAGAATCCTATAAAAGGTGAAATTGTATTACTTATAGAACCACAAGAGAAGGAACAAAGGGGAGGAAATAAATATGTCAATGACACAGATTAA
- a CDS encoding 3'-5' exoribonuclease YhaM family protein, producing the protein MVERNSRSKKFIDNLLNFQDVKDLELCDDQGVKVSTHTYDVLNISINKIKEKYIGLEEATKKVDFFAITVGIIMHDISKSSIKRNDGNLSHSQMMIKNPEYIISEVYEVLNLIEKQVGYTLIKEVRENIAHIVQSHHGKWGKVQPETEEANIVYLADMESAKYHRINPIQANDILKYSVKGLGLTEIEKKLNCTAAVIKDRIRRAKKELNLKTFAELLEVYREKGRVPIGDKFFVLRSEETKKLKKFVDKQGFYNLFMKNPLMEYMIDDKIFEK; encoded by the coding sequence ATGGTAGAAAGAAATAGTAGGTCTAAAAAATTTATTGATAACCTTTTAAATTTTCAAGATGTAAAAGATCTTGAATTATGTGATGATCAGGGTGTAAAAGTTTCAACTCATACTTATGATGTATTGAATATTTCAATAAATAAAATAAAAGAAAAATATATTGGATTAGAAGAAGCAACAAAAAAAGTTGATTTTTTTGCAATTACAGTGGGAATAATAATGCATGATATAAGTAAGTCAAGTATTAAAAGAAATGATGGAAATCTATCACATTCTCAAATGATGATAAAAAATCCAGAATATATAATATCTGAAGTTTATGAAGTTTTAAATTTAATTGAAAAGCAAGTAGGTTATACATTAATAAAAGAGGTTAGAGAAAATATAGCACACATAGTTCAATCACACCATGGTAAATGGGGCAAAGTACAACCTGAAACAGAAGAGGCTAATATAGTTTATTTAGCAGATATGGAGTCTGCAAAGTATCATAGAATAAATCCTATTCAAGCAAATGATATTTTAAAATATTCTGTAAAGGGCTTAGGACTTACTGAAATTGAAAAAAAGCTAAATTGTACAGCAGCGGTGATAAAAGATAGGATAAGAAGGGCTAAAAAAGAGCTTAATTTAAAAACTTTTGCTGAACTTTTAGAAGTATATAGAGAAAAAGGTAGAGTACCAATAGGAGATAAATTTTTTGTTTTGAGATCAGAGGAAACAAAAAAGTTAAAAAAATTCGTTGATAAACAAGGTTTTTATAATTTATTTATGAAAAATCCACTTATGGAGTATATGATAGATGACAAAATTTTTGAAAAATAA
- a CDS encoding NAD+ synthase, protein MNKLDLNLKEVHNELVEFLRESFKKAGFSKAVLGLSGGIDSALVAYLLRDALGKENVLAIMMPYKSSNPDSLNHAKLVVEDLGIKSKTIEITDMIDAYFKNEKEATSLRMGNKMARERMSILFDYSSKENALVVGTSNKTEIYLGYSTQFGDAACALNPVGDLYKTNIWDLSRYLKIPNELIEKKPSADLWEGQTDEQEMGLTYKEADQVMYRLLEENKTVEEILAEGFNKDLVDNIVRRMNRSEYKRRMPLIAKIKR, encoded by the coding sequence ATGAATAAATTAGATTTAAATTTAAAAGAAGTACATAATGAATTGGTTGAATTCTTGAGAGAAAGTTTTAAAAAAGCAGGTTTTTCAAAAGCAGTATTAGGTTTATCAGGTGGTATAGATTCAGCACTTGTAGCTTATTTATTGAGAGATGCCTTAGGAAAAGAAAATGTACTTGCTATAATGATGCCATATAAATCATCAAATCCAGATAGTTTAAATCATGCAAAATTAGTGGTGGAAGACTTAGGAATAAAATCTAAAACTATTGAAATAACTGATATGATAGATGCTTATTTTAAAAATGAAAAAGAAGCTACATCTTTGAGAATGGGAAATAAGATGGCAAGAGAAAGAATGTCAATATTATTTGATTATTCTTCAAAAGAAAATGCTTTAGTTGTTGGAACATCTAATAAAACAGAAATTTATTTAGGATACAGTACACAATTTGGAGATGCTGCTTGTGCTTTAAATCCAGTAGGAGATTTATATAAAACAAATATTTGGGATTTATCAAGATATTTAAAAATTCCAAATGAGTTGATTGAAAAGAAACCTAGTGCTGATTTATGGGAAGGACAAACTGATGAACAAGAAATGGGCTTGACTTATAAAGAAGCAGACCAAGTTATGTATAGATTATTAGAAGAAAATAAGACAGTAGAAGAAATTTTAGCAGAAGGCTTCAATAAAGATTTAGTTGATAATATTGTAAGAAGAATGAATAGAAGTGAATATAAAAGAAGAATGCCACTTATAGCTAAAATAAAAAGGTAG
- a CDS encoding DUF6037 family protein, producing the protein MFNNLKILVNHLKEIGWIIDIFRFQYNGIRCIVLIKLFLENERKKNPYTLAKIQFIKENDINDCIEIEADLYNLYFNEVRDFREFFNIEYSSNIGDIIKQFKEYFSKNIPIKPNDNIKQQERILLYQSLNHEEEENKIYCYRLIRLGIKNGVQQKRSIYRDNKARLLRPSLYEKVKDDKTITFAFTDEECIEKNDEEILNNFYNNK; encoded by the coding sequence ATGTTTAATAATTTGAAAATTTTAGTAAATCATTTAAAAGAAATAGGATGGATTATAGATATTTTTAGATTTCAATATAATGGAATAAGATGTATAGTTTTAATAAAATTATTTTTAGAAAATGAAAGAAAAAAGAACCCATACACTTTAGCTAAAATACAATTTATAAAAGAAAATGATATAAATGATTGCATTGAAATAGAGGCTGATTTATACAATCTATATTTTAATGAAGTTAGGGATTTTAGAGAGTTTTTTAACATAGAATATTCTTCTAATATAGGAGATATAATTAAACAATTTAAAGAATATTTCTCAAAAAATATACCTATAAAACCAAATGATAATATAAAGCAACAAGAAAGAATTCTTTTATATCAATCTTTAAACCATGAGGAAGAAGAAAACAAAATTTATTGTTACAGACTTATTAGATTAGGAATAAAAAATGGAGTGCAACAAAAAAGAAGTATATATAGAGATAATAAAGCTAGACTACTAAGACCTAGTTTATATGAAAAAGTAAAAGATGATAAAACAATAACTTTTGCTTTTACTGATGAGGAATGTATTGAAAAAAATGATGAAGAAATTCTAAATAATTTTTATAATAATAAATAA